A single region of the Strigops habroptila isolate Jane chromosome 3, bStrHab1.2.pri, whole genome shotgun sequence genome encodes:
- the HMGXB4 gene encoding HMG domain-containing protein 4 isoform X1, whose translation MMAFKTFSCRWERGKEPRRGNTFSGSCRTTMAYDDSKKKEEFLESDRSVDDGLATGRIQREKKRFYKDLRQEEDEIAAQDSERSPGTEPHKKKKKHSSDEFCYRGVTALDLPSKKKKKAVSSPSSADTTMDLLKAITSPLATSSKSSKKTSEKSSYSSSGHSESKKEHPKKKLSGSSGEHSVDDGSFHKSKKMKPLYVNTETLTLREPDGLKMKLILSPKEKSSAADDDSFSYSSTPAASKKSSKKSARDEQGSFLLGHELQSFLKSSRKKHKPPPESHPPSESFGADTSVFSEGHGSEYEISGMEAPPESGSSSGGELEAGELVIDDSYREIKKKKKSKKSKKKKDKEKHREKKHAKSKKSSGHSSSEVTVSPPPPPITHYVLPPPPPAVFHSDGQSEKRRKKEDKEKDKAEKWEKEKEREKEREKEKEREKEKEREREKEREREKEKEREREREKEKEREREKEREKEREREKERERDREKERERDREKPKKKNMSAYQVFCKEYRTNIVSEHPGIDFGELSKKLAEVWKQLPEKDKLIWKQKAQYLQHKQNKAEATTVKRKASSSDGAPKIKASPTGVISPHKKSPTSTVVVPSSPAKAPETDPIDVAAHLQLLGESLSLIGHRLQETEGMVAVSGSLSVLLDSIICALGPLTCLTTQLPELNGCPKHILSNTLDNIAYIMPGL comes from the exons ATGATGGCATTTAAG ACCTTTTCCTGTAGATGGGAACGGGGGAAGGAGCCCAGACGTGGCAACACATTCTCAGGCTCCTGCAGGACCACCATGGCTTATGATGACTCCAAGAAGAAAGAAG AGTTCCTAGAGAGTGACCGAAGTGTTGATGACGGGCTGGCAACTGGCAGGATACAGCGAGAGAAGAAGCGCTTTTACAAGGATCTGCGGCAAGAGGAAGACGAGATAGCAGCTCAG GACAGCGAGCGTTCTCCAGGGACAGAACctcacaaaaagaagaaaaagcactcCTCTGATGAGTTCTGCTACAGAG GTGTTACAGCTCTGGATCTACCatcaaagaagaagaaaaaagcagtttctaGCCCATCCTCAGCTGATACAACCATGGATTTACTCAAGGCTATCACCTCACCTTTGGCCACAAGCTCAAAGTCTTCAAAGAAGACCTCTGAAAAATCATCTTATTCTTCATCTGGCCATTCCGAAAGCAAAAAAGAGCACCCCAAGAAGAAGCTGAGTGGGAGCAGTGGGGAGCACTCAGTGGATGATGGTAGCTTCCACAAatctaaaaaaatgaaacctctCTATGTGAACACAGAGACACTTACTCTTCGTGAGCCTGATGGCTTAAAGATGAAGCTCATCCTTTCACCGAAAGAGAAAAGTAGTGCAGCAGACGATGATTCTTTCTCTTACTCTTCAACACCAGCAGCTTCAAAGAAATCTTCAAAGAAATCAGCTCGAGATGAGCAAGGCTCATTCCTGCTGGGTCATGAACTGCAGAGCTTTCTGAAGTCATCCCGGAAGAAGCACAAGCCACCTCCAGAGTCACATCCACCTTCTGAGAGTTTTGGTGCTGACACCTCCGTTTTTTCAGAGGGCCACGGGAGCGAGTATGAGATTTCAGGTATGGAGGCACCACCAGAATCTGGCTCCTCTTCTGGTGGGGAGTTGGAGGCTGGAGAGCTGGTGATAGATGACTCCTACCGGGAAatcaagaagaagaagaagtcaaaaaaaagtaagaaaaagaaagacaaggagaaacACAGAGAGAAGAAGCACGCTAAGTCTAAAAAGAGTTCTGGGCACAGTTCTTCTGAAGTAACAGTgtcaccaccacctcctcccatTACCCACTATGttcttcctccacctcctcctgctgtttTTCACTCAGATGGTCAAAgtgagaagagaaggaagaaggaagacaaGGAGAAGGACAAAgctgagaaatgggaaaaggaaaaggagagagaaaaggaaagagaaaaagaaaaagaaagagaaaaagaaaaggaaagagaaagagaaaaggaaagagaaagagaaaaagaaaaggaaagagaaagagaaagagaaaaagaaaaggaaagagaaagagaaaaggaaagagaaaaagaaagagaaagagaaaaggaaagagaaagagacagagaaaaggaaagagaaagagacagagaaaaa ccaaagaagaaaaacatgtctGCCTATCAAGTGTTCTGTAAGGAATATCGTACGAATATTGTGTCTGAGCACCCTGGAATAG ATTTTGGAGAGTTAAGTAAAAAACTGGCAGAAGTGTGGAAGCAGCTACCTGAGAAGGATAAATTG ATCTGGAAACAGAAAGCTCAGTATCTCCAACACAAGCAGAATAAAGCAGAGGCTACTACTGTGAAGAGAAAGGCATCGTCTTCAGATGGTGCaccaaaaataaaag CTTCTCCAACAGGAGTGATTTCCCCTCATAAGAAATCCCCCACCAGCACTGTGGTGGTGCCTTCCTCACCAGCCAAAGCCCCTGAGACAGATCCTATTGACGTAGCTGCACACTTACAGTTGCTGGGTGAATCTCTGAGCCTTATTGGACACAGACTGCAGGAAACAGAG GGAATGGTGGCTGTTTCAGGAAGTTTGTCAGTACTTTTAGATTCAATCATCTGTGCTTTGGGCCCGTTAACGTGTCTGACCACACAACTACCTGAGTTGAATGGCTGCCCTAAGCATATTTTG TCAAACACACTAGACAACATCGCCTACATCATGCCTGGACTTTGA
- the HMGXB4 gene encoding HMG domain-containing protein 4 isoform X2, producing MAYDDSKKKEEFLESDRSVDDGLATGRIQREKKRFYKDLRQEEDEIAAQDSERSPGTEPHKKKKKHSSDEFCYRGVTALDLPSKKKKKAVSSPSSADTTMDLLKAITSPLATSSKSSKKTSEKSSYSSSGHSESKKEHPKKKLSGSSGEHSVDDGSFHKSKKMKPLYVNTETLTLREPDGLKMKLILSPKEKSSAADDDSFSYSSTPAASKKSSKKSARDEQGSFLLGHELQSFLKSSRKKHKPPPESHPPSESFGADTSVFSEGHGSEYEISGMEAPPESGSSSGGELEAGELVIDDSYREIKKKKKSKKSKKKKDKEKHREKKHAKSKKSSGHSSSEVTVSPPPPPITHYVLPPPPPAVFHSDGQSEKRRKKEDKEKDKAEKWEKEKEREKEREKEKEREKEKEREREKEREREKEKEREREREKEKEREREKEREKEREREKERERDREKERERDREKPKKKNMSAYQVFCKEYRTNIVSEHPGIDFGELSKKLAEVWKQLPEKDKLIWKQKAQYLQHKQNKAEATTVKRKASSSDGAPKIKASPTGVISPHKKSPTSTVVVPSSPAKAPETDPIDVAAHLQLLGESLSLIGHRLQETEGMVAVSGSLSVLLDSIICALGPLTCLTTQLPELNGCPKHILSNTLDNIAYIMPGL from the exons ATGGCTTATGATGACTCCAAGAAGAAAGAAG AGTTCCTAGAGAGTGACCGAAGTGTTGATGACGGGCTGGCAACTGGCAGGATACAGCGAGAGAAGAAGCGCTTTTACAAGGATCTGCGGCAAGAGGAAGACGAGATAGCAGCTCAG GACAGCGAGCGTTCTCCAGGGACAGAACctcacaaaaagaagaaaaagcactcCTCTGATGAGTTCTGCTACAGAG GTGTTACAGCTCTGGATCTACCatcaaagaagaagaaaaaagcagtttctaGCCCATCCTCAGCTGATACAACCATGGATTTACTCAAGGCTATCACCTCACCTTTGGCCACAAGCTCAAAGTCTTCAAAGAAGACCTCTGAAAAATCATCTTATTCTTCATCTGGCCATTCCGAAAGCAAAAAAGAGCACCCCAAGAAGAAGCTGAGTGGGAGCAGTGGGGAGCACTCAGTGGATGATGGTAGCTTCCACAAatctaaaaaaatgaaacctctCTATGTGAACACAGAGACACTTACTCTTCGTGAGCCTGATGGCTTAAAGATGAAGCTCATCCTTTCACCGAAAGAGAAAAGTAGTGCAGCAGACGATGATTCTTTCTCTTACTCTTCAACACCAGCAGCTTCAAAGAAATCTTCAAAGAAATCAGCTCGAGATGAGCAAGGCTCATTCCTGCTGGGTCATGAACTGCAGAGCTTTCTGAAGTCATCCCGGAAGAAGCACAAGCCACCTCCAGAGTCACATCCACCTTCTGAGAGTTTTGGTGCTGACACCTCCGTTTTTTCAGAGGGCCACGGGAGCGAGTATGAGATTTCAGGTATGGAGGCACCACCAGAATCTGGCTCCTCTTCTGGTGGGGAGTTGGAGGCTGGAGAGCTGGTGATAGATGACTCCTACCGGGAAatcaagaagaagaagaagtcaaaaaaaagtaagaaaaagaaagacaaggagaaacACAGAGAGAAGAAGCACGCTAAGTCTAAAAAGAGTTCTGGGCACAGTTCTTCTGAAGTAACAGTgtcaccaccacctcctcccatTACCCACTATGttcttcctccacctcctcctgctgtttTTCACTCAGATGGTCAAAgtgagaagagaaggaagaaggaagacaaGGAGAAGGACAAAgctgagaaatgggaaaaggaaaaggagagagaaaaggaaagagaaaaagaaaaagaaagagaaaaagaaaaggaaagagaaagagaaaaggaaagagaaagagaaaaagaaaaggaaagagaaagagaaagagaaaaagaaaaggaaagagaaagagaaaaggaaagagaaaaagaaagagaaagagaaaaggaaagagaaagagacagagaaaaggaaagagaaagagacagagaaaaa ccaaagaagaaaaacatgtctGCCTATCAAGTGTTCTGTAAGGAATATCGTACGAATATTGTGTCTGAGCACCCTGGAATAG ATTTTGGAGAGTTAAGTAAAAAACTGGCAGAAGTGTGGAAGCAGCTACCTGAGAAGGATAAATTG ATCTGGAAACAGAAAGCTCAGTATCTCCAACACAAGCAGAATAAAGCAGAGGCTACTACTGTGAAGAGAAAGGCATCGTCTTCAGATGGTGCaccaaaaataaaag CTTCTCCAACAGGAGTGATTTCCCCTCATAAGAAATCCCCCACCAGCACTGTGGTGGTGCCTTCCTCACCAGCCAAAGCCCCTGAGACAGATCCTATTGACGTAGCTGCACACTTACAGTTGCTGGGTGAATCTCTGAGCCTTATTGGACACAGACTGCAGGAAACAGAG GGAATGGTGGCTGTTTCAGGAAGTTTGTCAGTACTTTTAGATTCAATCATCTGTGCTTTGGGCCCGTTAACGTGTCTGACCACACAACTACCTGAGTTGAATGGCTGCCCTAAGCATATTTTG TCAAACACACTAGACAACATCGCCTACATCATGCCTGGACTTTGA